The nucleotide window ATGCGCCGGCTTCCTGGAGCCGATGCTTCTCCTCTCGGTTCATTCCAAGGTGGGAGCGGGAGGGGTCGAGGTCGACATGCTCCTCTCCCACGAAGCGCGCGACGGTGGCGTAGATCTGTCGAGAGGACAACGTTCCATACTTCAGGTCCGCGGAGATCCCCGACGTTCCGGTGAGGCTCGGCGTGTTGCGGTCCGACCGATAGCGAGCAAGTCGGCTCGATACGAATCGGCGGAGGCGCCGCGCGGCTTGGGGCTCGCCCCCGGCGATGATCCTGGCGTGGAGGGAGAACCCGAGGCTGGACAGCGTGGGAAGAGAGCTTGCGACTGAACGGAATTGGCGGGGCAGTGTGGTCGGCTTCATGCTCGGTCGTCGCAGCGGAGGGGACTTGGCGACCTGGCGCCACCGTCGAGCGTACGGGGTGAAGACGGTGTAAGGGCTCCCATCGTCCTTGACGCACTCCCACGGTTCGACCAGCACGAGGTCCGCGAAGTCACGCCACCCGATCCCAAGCTCTCCGAGCGCCGCCTGGACCCCAGCGTCGCGCCTTCTTCCGTAGGGACTGTAGTCTCGATTGGTGAACACCGCGTCTGCCTCGAGGTCGTTCGCGATCGCCGGCACGACGCTTCGTGGCTCGCCGTGGAGTATGAGCAAGGGCAGGCCGCGCTCCTCCAGGCTTCTCCGCAGACTCGCTAGCGCGTCGAGTAAAAACGCGACGCGTGGAGCTCCGATGTCGGTGGATTCGAGGAGTTTGGGATCGAGGACGAAGATCGGAAAGACGGTGTCTCCGTCGCGACACGACGCGCTGAGCGCGGTGTTGTCGCAGAGGCGAAGGTCCCGCCGGAACCAATGAAGGATCCGCTTCATGGTGTGGCCGCACGCACGGTTCTGGCTTCTCGGTCCAGAAGGTTCCCCACGGACCTCACTTCGCGATCGGACTGCTCAGCCATCTTGGGAGGTGCGTGGTGGGGTGCGAACGCCCAGGAGATCGTGGGAGTGGAAACTCTCGACCGGCACGGGGCCGCATGGCGTCAGAGTGTCGGGCATTGTGCCGGGATCGCGGTGGGCTGGTCGGTGGCTGTGTCGGGAGAGGAAGCTCCAAACTTCCTCGACGGCTTCGAACCCCGCCATCGCATCGTCGCTCGGAAGGTCTCGTGTGTACTTGCCGCCGGGCCAGGCGTGTGGCCACTCGGCAACACGGTACAGCACGACTTCGGATGCGGGCTCGGCGCCCTGCCATTGTGAACGCGTAATCCGCTGCCTCCGCAGTGAGTCCGTTCTGGGTTCGGCGAATGTTCCATTGGCGCTCCGCCAGAAGTCCACGGACTCCGCTACCGAAAGGAACGTTCGACCTTTCGATCCTATGGGGTCGATCCCGCCGTCCCAGGGGACCACCTGGTCGGCGTCCCCGTGCATGAGTAACATTGGCACGGGCCGCGAGGGGGAGGTGATGCGCCAGACTTGCTCGCCCTCTGCCGGACTCCCACCGACCGTGCCTGATATGGCAGCGGCGGCTGCGACGACATCCGACATCTCCGAGGCGACCCGATGCACCATCATGGCACCGTTGGACATTCCTACGATGTAGACGCGCGACCAATCGACGGGCGCGCGCCGGTCTACCGCAGCCATCACACGATGAGTGAATGCAACGTCGTCGACGTCTCCTTCGTTGGCGGGCCCACAGCAGTGGCCGCTGTTCCAGTGCTGTAGTAGCCCCAGGAACCCCGAGCCGCGCGGGTAGACGACAATCAGTCCTTCGCGGTCGGCCAACGCGTCGAGACTGCTCTCCTCTGCCATTTCCTCGGGCGAACTGAATGCTCCGTGAAAAGCGAGGATGAGTGGACGTGGGTCGCCGGCGGCACAGTTTGGAGGCAGGTGGAGACGATACTCGTCGGGGTCGGCGGGCGCGCTTCCGTCGGGGTCCGGGAGGAAGGTTTGAAGGCTCAACGGCCCACGCATTAGCGGGGGGGAGCACGCGACGCCAACCAGCGCGAAGACGGCGACTGTTGCGGCCGGAACGGTTCTTTTG belongs to Candidatus Binatia bacterium and includes:
- a CDS encoding PHB depolymerase family esterase produces the protein MRGPLSLQTFLPDPDGSAPADPDEYRLHLPPNCAAGDPRPLILAFHGAFSSPEEMAEESSLDALADREGLIVVYPRGSGFLGLLQHWNSGHCCGPANEGDVDDVAFTHRVMAAVDRRAPVDWSRVYIVGMSNGAMMVHRVASEMSDVVAAAAAISGTVGGSPAEGEQVWRITSPSRPVPMLLMHGDADQVVPWDGGIDPIGSKGRTFLSVAESVDFWRSANGTFAEPRTDSLRRQRITRSQWQGAEPASEVVLYRVAEWPHAWPGGKYTRDLPSDDAMAGFEAVEEVWSFLSRHSHRPAHRDPGTMPDTLTPCGPVPVESFHSHDLLGVRTPPRTSQDG
- a CDS encoding deoxyribodipyrimidine photo-lyase, coding for MKRILHWFRRDLRLCDNTALSASCRDGDTVFPIFVLDPKLLESTDIGAPRVAFLLDALASLRRSLEERGLPLLILHGEPRSVVPAIANDLEADAVFTNRDYSPYGRRRDAGVQAALGELGIGWRDFADLVLVEPWECVKDDGSPYTVFTPYARRWRQVAKSPPLRRPSMKPTTLPRQFRSVASSLPTLSSLGFSLHARIIAGGEPQAARRLRRFVSSRLARYRSDRNTPSLTGTSGISADLKYGTLSSRQIYATVARFVGEEHVDLDPSRSHLGMNREEKHRLQEAGAFVTELCWRDFYHSVLFHFPRVLRGPFRRQYEHMIWPEKRPEIIEAWTEGRTGFPIVDAGMRQLNETGWMHNRLRMITASFLSKILLVDWRIGERAFMQRLVDGDPAANNGGWQWSASTGTDATPYFRIFNPLLQSKKFDPEGKYIRRWVPELADVEAPLIHEPARDPSTLARTGYPPPCVDYQKRRAAALDLLRGVSRTNIAK